CCGGACATCTTCGAGACCACCGTCTACTCCTTCGAGACGCTCTCCCGCCGCTTCCAGGAGATGGCCTTCCTCAACAAGGGCCTGACCATCTCGCTGACCGACGAGCGCCCGGAGCACCTCGACGAGGAGGGCAAGCCGCTCGCCGTCACGTACAAGTACGACGGCGGGATCGCGGACTTCGTCGCCCACCTCAACTCCCGCAAGGGCGAGGTGATCCACCCCTCGGTGATCGACTTCGAGGCGGAGGACAAGGACAAGCGGATCTCCGCCGAGATCGCGATGCAGTGGAACTCGTCCTACACCGAGGGCGTGTACTCCTTCGCGAACACCATCCACACCCACGGCGGCGGCACCCACGAGGAGGGCTTCCGCTCCGCCCTCACGGGTCTGGTGAACCGCTACGCGCGCGACAAGAAGCTGCTCCGCGAGAAGGACGACAACCTCTCCGGCGAGGACATCCGCGAGGGTCTGACCGCGATCATCTCGGTCAAGCTCGGCGAGCCGCAGTTCGAGGGCCAGACCAAGGACAAGCTCGGCAACACCGAGGCCAAGACCTTCGTGCAGAAGGTGGTCAACGAGCACCTGGCCGACTGGCTGGACCGCAACCCCAACGAGGCCGCGGACATCATCCGCAAGTCCATCCAGGCCGCCAGCGCCCGGGTCGCCGCCCGCAAGGCCCGCGACCTGACCCGGCGCAAGGGCCTGCTGGAGTCCGCCTCGCTGCCCGGCAAGCTCTCGGACTGCCAGTCCAAGGACCCGGCCGAGTGCGAGATCTTCATCGTCGAGGGCGACTCGGCCGGCGGCTCCGCCAAGCAGGGCCGCGACCCGCGCACCCAGGCGATCCTCCCGATCCGCGGCAAGATCCTGAACGTCGAGAAGGCCCGGATCGACAAGGTGCTGCAGAACACCGAGGTCCAGGCGCTGATCTCGGCCTTCGGCTGCGGCATCCAGGAGGACTACGACGCCGAGAAGCTGCGGTACCACAAGATCGTGCTGATGGCCGACGCCGACGTCGACGGACAGCACATCCGCACCCTGCTGCTGACCCTGCTGTTCCGCTTCATGCGCCCGCTGGTCGAGGCCGGGTACGTCTACCTGGCGATGCCCCCGCTGTACAAGATCAAGTGGGGCCGCGACGAGTTCGAGTACGCCTACTCCGACCGCGAGCGCGACGCGCTGATCGCCGCCGGGGTGGAGGCGGGCCGCCGACTGCCCAAGGACGACGCCATCCAGCGCTTCAAGGGCCTCGGCGAGATGAACGCCGAGGAGCTGCGCATCACCACCATGGACACCGCGCACCGCCTGCTGCTCCAGGTCACCCTGGAGGACGCCGCCCGGGCCGACGACCTGTTCTCCGTCCTGATGGGCGAGGACGTCGAGGCCCGCCGCTCCTTCATCCAGCGCAACGCCAAGGACGTCCGCTTCCTGGACGTCTGACGTCCGCCCAGGATCGTTGAAAGGAAACTGACCACCAGTGGTCGACGACAACCGTCCGGACGGCGGCGAGCAGCCCGAGGACAGCAACACCCCCATCCAGAGCGGCAACCGGGTCGAGCTCATCGAGCTCGAGACCGAGATGCAGCGCTCCTACCTCGACTACGCGATGAGCGTCATCGTCTCGCGCGCCCTGCCCGAGGTCCGCGACGGCCTCAAGCCGGTGCACCGCCGCGTGCTGTACGCGATGTACGACGGCGGCTACCGGCCCGAGAAGGGCTACTACAAGTGCGCCCGCGTGGTCGGCGACGTGATGGGCAACTACCACCCGCACGGCGACACCTCGATCTACGACACCCTGGTCCGGCTCGCCCAGACCTGGTCGATGCGGATGCCGCTGGTCGACGGCAACGGCAACTTCGGCTCCCCGGGCAACGACCCGGCCGCGGCGATGCGCTACACCGAGTGCAAGATGATGCCGCTGGCGATGGAGATGATGCGCGACATCGACGAGGAGACCGTCGACTTCGCCGCCAACTACGACGGCCGGCAGCAGGAGCCGACCGTCCTCCCCGCCCGCATCCCCAACCTGCTGATCAACGGCGCCACCGGCATCGCGGTCGGCATGGCCACCAACATCCCGCCGCACAACCTGCGCGAGGTCGCCTCCGGCGCGCTCTGGGCGCTGGAGCACCCCGAGGCCTCCAACGAGGAGCTGCTGGAAGCCCTGATCGAGCGGATCAAGGCCCCCGACTTCCCGACCGGCGCGCTGATCGTCGGCCGCCGCGGCATCGAGGACGCGTACCGCACCGGCCGCGGCTCGATCACCATGCGCGCGGTGGTCGAGGTCGAGGAGATCCAGGGCCGCCAGTGCCTGGTGATCACCGAGCTGCCCTACCAGGTCAACCCGGACAACCTCGCGCTGAAGATCGCCGACCTGGTCAAGGACGGCCGGATCGCCGGCATCGCCGACGTCCGCGACGAGTCCTCCTCGCGCACCGGCCAGCGCCTGGTCATCGTGCTCAAGCGCGACGCCGTCGCCAAGGTCGTGCTCAACAACCTGTACAAGCACACCGACCTGCAGACCAACTTCGGCGCCAACATGCTGGCCCTGGTCGACGGCGTGCCGCGCACCCTCTCGCTGGACGCCTTCATCCGGCACTGGGTCGCCCACCAGATCGAGGTCATCGTCCGCCGGACCACGTTCCGGCTGCGCAAGGCCGAGGAGCGCGCCCACATCCTGCGCGCGCTGCTCAAGGCCCTCGACCAGATCGACGCCGTGATCGCGCTGATCCGCGCCTCGGAGAGCGCCGACGCCGCCCGCAGCGGCCTGATGCAGCTGCTCGACATCGACGAGCTGCAGGCCAACGCCATCCTCGAGATGCAGCTGCGCCGGCTCGCCGCCCTGGAGAGCGCCCGCATCCTCAGCGAGCACGACGAGCTCCAGGCCAAGATCAACGAGTACAACGCGATCCTCGCCTCGCCCTCCAGGCAGCGCGAGATCGTCTCCGAGGAGCTCACCGCGATCGTCGAGAAGTACGGCGACGAGCGGCGCTCCACCCTGATCCCCTCCGACGGCGACCTCTCGATCGAGGACCTCATCGCCGAGGAGGACATCGTCGTCACCATCACCCGCGGCGGCTACGTCAAGCGCACCCGCTCCGACCTGTACCGCTCGCAGAAGCGCGGCGGCAAGGGCGTGCGCGGCGCGCAGCTGAAGCAGGACGACATCGTCGACCACTTCTTCGTGACCACCACCCACAACTGGATCCTCTTCTTCACCAACAAGGGCCGGGTCTACCGCGCCAAGGGCTACGAGCTGCCCGACGCCGGGCGCGACGCCCGCGGCCAGCACGTCGCCAACCTGCTGGCCTTCCAGCCGGAGGAGCACATCACCCAGGTGATGGCGGTGCGCACCTACGAGGACAAGCCGTACCTGGTCCTCGCCACCCGCGGCGGCCTGGTCAAGAAGACCCCGCTCAAGGACTACGACTCCCCGCGCTCCGGCGGCCTGATCGCCATCAACCTGCGCCAGGACGAGGAGGGCCGGGACGACGAGCTGATCGGCGCCGAGCTGGTCTCCGCCGACGACGACCTGCTGCTGATCTCCAAGAAGGCCCAGTCGATCCGCTTCAAGGCCACCGACGAGGCGCTCCGCCCGATGAGCCGGGCCACCTCCGGCGTGAAGGGCATGGCGTTCCGCGAGGACGACGAACTGCTCTCGATGAACGTGGTCCGTCCCGGCACCTACGTGTTCACCGCCACCGACGGCGGTTACGCCAAGCGGACCACGGTTGACGAGTACCGTGTCCAGGGACGTGGCGGTTTCGGTATCAAGGCGGCGAAGATCGTCGAGGGCCGGGGCTCGCTGGTCGGAGCCCTGGTGGTCGAGGAGACCGACGAGATCATGGCCATCACGCTCTCCGGCGGCGTGATCCGGACCAGGGTTTCCGAAGTGCGTGAAACCGGACGTGACACCATGGGCGTCCAACTGATCAACCTCGGAAAGCGCGACGCGGTGGTGGGCATGGCCCGCAACGCGGAGGCCTACGAGGAGGAGGGCGTGGACGACGTCGAGGCGACGGAGTCCGCGGCCGCCACCGAGCAAGAGGCGGACGGCGCGCCCGACCAGGGCTGACGCACCGAAGCCGACCCCGTGGTGCCCGGCCCGCCGCAGCGGACCGGGCACCACGGGCTGACCGCGGGCCACCCGGGCCGGCGGCGGAAGACGAGCACAACACGGTCCAGGGCGGTGCGACCGGCCTGGCGGAAGGTTCGGGAGGACCACGGTGAGCGGAGCCACGGGTGCTGGAGGTGCCACGGGCGGGCTGTCGGGCGGAACGGGCGGAACACCGTACGGTGCGCCCCAGCGCCCCGCCGAGCACCCCGCCTCTTCCACCTCGGTGATGCCCCCGGTCGGTCAGACCGGGGCGCAGCAGAGCTACGGCGGCCAGACCCCGCCCCCGCCGCCGAGCGCCCCGCCCACGGCCGGCGGCGGCTTCTCCAGCCCCACCACGTACGCCAAGGGCCAGCCGACGCCCCCGCGCGGCACCCGCACCGGCGGCGGCACCCCCGGGCAGGGCGGCCAGGGCGGCCAGTCCCGCCGCCCCGGCGGCGGCCCCGGTCCGGCCGGCGGCAGCGGCGGCGGCGGCCGGACCCGCAAGGCCCGGCTCCGGGTGGTCAAGGCCGACCCGTGGTCGGTGATGAAGGTCAGCTTCCTGCTCTCGCTGGCCATCGGCGTGATCATCATCGTGGCCTCCGCCGTGCTCTGGATGACCCTGGACGGCCTCGGCGTCTTCGACTCGCTGAGCAGCACCTTCAAGGACGTCACGGGCAGCGACAGCGCCGGCGCGTTCAACCTGATGGATTACATCGGGTTCGGCAAGGTCATGCTGTTCACCACCCTGATCGCGGTGGTCGACGTGGTCCTGATGACCGCCCTGGCCACCCTGGCCGCGTTCATCTACAACTCGGCGGCCGGCTTCACCGGCGGCATCGAGCTGACCCTCGCCGAAGAGGACTGACCTCGCGTCAGTTTCGCGGAATTCCCCGGGCCCCGGAGGCTGTTGAAGCCTCCGGGGCCCGTTGCCGTCCCCGGGGCAATCGGGTGACCGGGCGGCGCGCCGGGCCGGACCGCCCCGCCGGCCGTGGGCAAATGGAGGCCGGGGAGACGGGTACGGGGCCGTCCGGCCGCGGCGCAGCGGCCACCGGGCGGTCCGGACGGGTACGGCTGGTCGGAGGTCCGTGGTGGCGGAGAACGCACAGCAACTGGTCGGAGCACTGGAGGGCCTGATCGGCCGTCGGGTCCCCCTGCGAGTACGCACCTGGGACGGCTCCCAGGCCGGCCCGCCCGACGCCCCCGCCGTCGTGCTGCGCAACCGCCGCGCCCTGCGCCGGCTGCTCTGGGCCCCCGGCGAACTCGGCCTGGCCCGCGCCTACGTCGCCGGCGACCTCGAGATCGACCCCGGCAGCGACCTGTACGAGGTGCTGGCCGCCGTCACCGCGTTCGCCGAGGACCCCGAGGCCCAGGAGCTGCGGGCCGGCCCCCGCCAGTACCTGGGCGCCCCCGGCCGCCGGGTGCTGGCCGCCGCCCTGCGCAACGGCGCGATCGGTCCGCGGCCCGCTCCCCCGCCCGAGGAGGTCCGGCACCGCCGCGGCCGCCTGCACAGCCGTCGCCGCGACCGGGCCGCGATCAGCCACCACTACGACGTCGGCAACGACTTCTACCGGCTGGTCCTCGGCCCGACCATGATCTACTCCTGCGCCTACTGGACGGCCGACGCGAAGAGCCTGGAGGACGCCCAGACCGCCAAGCTCGACCTGATCTGCCGCAAGCTCGGCCTGCGGCCCGGCATGCGCCTGCTGGACGTCGGCTGCGGCTGGGGCTCGCTCGTCCTGCACGCCGCCCGCCACTACGGCGTCCGGGCCGTCGGCGTCTCGATCTCCACCGAGCAGGTCGCGCTCGCCCGTGAGCGCGTCGCCGCGGCCGGTCTCGCCGACCGGATCGAGATCCGGCTCCAGGACTACCGCGAAGTCCCCGACGGCCCCTTCGACGCCATCTCCAGCGTCGGCATGGCCGAACACGTCGGCTCCGACCAGTACCTCGTCTACGCCCGCCACCTGTACGACCTGCTGGCCCCCGGCGGCCGCCTGCTCAACCACCAGATCGCCCGCCGTCCGCTCCCGCCCGGCGAGGCGTACCGGCTCTCGCCCTTCATCGACCGCTACGTCTTCCCCGACGGGGAGCTCTCCCCCGTCGGCACCACCGTCTCCCGCCTGGAGGAGGCCGGCTTCGAGGTCCGCGACGTCGAGGCCCTCCGCGAGCACTACGGCCGGACCCTCCGCGAATGGGTCGCCAACCTCGAAGCCCACTGGCCGGAGGCCACCGCGCTGGCCGGCCGTGGCCGGGCCCGGGTCTGGCGGCTCTACATGGCCGCCTCCGCCGTCGCCTTCGAGCAGAACCACATCGGCATCAACCAGGTCCTCGCCGTCCGGCCCACCCCGGCCGGCG
The DNA window shown above is from Streptomyces sp. TLI_171 and carries:
- the gyrB gene encoding DNA topoisomerase (ATP-hydrolyzing) subunit B, whose translation is MADSGNPSQTPDPSDNKAYDASAIQVLEGLDAVRKRPGMYIGSTGERGLHHLVYEIVDNSVDEALAGHADTIDVTIQADGGVRVVDNGRGIPVGIMPGQDKPAVEVVLTVLHAGGKFGGGGYAVSGGLHGVGVSVVNALSTRLAVEILTDGARWTQEYKSGVPTAPLDKHEATEETGTSVTFWADPDIFETTVYSFETLSRRFQEMAFLNKGLTISLTDERPEHLDEEGKPLAVTYKYDGGIADFVAHLNSRKGEVIHPSVIDFEAEDKDKRISAEIAMQWNSSYTEGVYSFANTIHTHGGGTHEEGFRSALTGLVNRYARDKKLLREKDDNLSGEDIREGLTAIISVKLGEPQFEGQTKDKLGNTEAKTFVQKVVNEHLADWLDRNPNEAADIIRKSIQAASARVAARKARDLTRRKGLLESASLPGKLSDCQSKDPAECEIFIVEGDSAGGSAKQGRDPRTQAILPIRGKILNVEKARIDKVLQNTEVQALISAFGCGIQEDYDAEKLRYHKIVLMADADVDGQHIRTLLLTLLFRFMRPLVEAGYVYLAMPPLYKIKWGRDEFEYAYSDRERDALIAAGVEAGRRLPKDDAIQRFKGLGEMNAEELRITTMDTAHRLLLQVTLEDAARADDLFSVLMGEDVEARRSFIQRNAKDVRFLDV
- the gyrA gene encoding DNA gyrase subunit A produces the protein MQSGNRVELIELETEMQRSYLDYAMSVIVSRALPEVRDGLKPVHRRVLYAMYDGGYRPEKGYYKCARVVGDVMGNYHPHGDTSIYDTLVRLAQTWSMRMPLVDGNGNFGSPGNDPAAAMRYTECKMMPLAMEMMRDIDEETVDFAANYDGRQQEPTVLPARIPNLLINGATGIAVGMATNIPPHNLREVASGALWALEHPEASNEELLEALIERIKAPDFPTGALIVGRRGIEDAYRTGRGSITMRAVVEVEEIQGRQCLVITELPYQVNPDNLALKIADLVKDGRIAGIADVRDESSSRTGQRLVIVLKRDAVAKVVLNNLYKHTDLQTNFGANMLALVDGVPRTLSLDAFIRHWVAHQIEVIVRRTTFRLRKAEERAHILRALLKALDQIDAVIALIRASESADAARSGLMQLLDIDELQANAILEMQLRRLAALESARILSEHDELQAKINEYNAILASPSRQREIVSEELTAIVEKYGDERRSTLIPSDGDLSIEDLIAEEDIVVTITRGGYVKRTRSDLYRSQKRGGKGVRGAQLKQDDIVDHFFVTTTHNWILFFTNKGRVYRAKGYELPDAGRDARGQHVANLLAFQPEEHITQVMAVRTYEDKPYLVLATRGGLVKKTPLKDYDSPRSGGLIAINLRQDEEGRDDELIGAELVSADDDLLLISKKAQSIRFKATDEALRPMSRATSGVKGMAFREDDELLSMNVVRPGTYVFTATDGGYAKRTTVDEYRVQGRGGFGIKAAKIVEGRGSLVGALVVEETDEIMAITLSGGVIRTRVSEVRETGRDTMGVQLINLGKRDAVVGMARNAEAYEEEGVDDVEATESAAATEQEADGAPDQG
- a CDS encoding cyclopropane-fatty-acyl-phospholipid synthase family protein yields the protein MAENAQQLVGALEGLIGRRVPLRVRTWDGSQAGPPDAPAVVLRNRRALRRLLWAPGELGLARAYVAGDLEIDPGSDLYEVLAAVTAFAEDPEAQELRAGPRQYLGAPGRRVLAAALRNGAIGPRPAPPPEEVRHRRGRLHSRRRDRAAISHHYDVGNDFYRLVLGPTMIYSCAYWTADAKSLEDAQTAKLDLICRKLGLRPGMRLLDVGCGWGSLVLHAARHYGVRAVGVSISTEQVALARERVAAAGLADRIEIRLQDYREVPDGPFDAISSVGMAEHVGSDQYLVYARHLYDLLAPGGRLLNHQIARRPLPPGEAYRLSPFIDRYVFPDGELSPVGTTVSRLEEAGFEVRDVEALREHYGRTLREWVANLEAHWPEATALAGRGRARVWRLYMAASAVAFEQNHIGINQVLAVRPTPAGASGLPATRAQWLAEAAEQDRPVGALDTDLGDRPSVR
- a CDS encoding DUF3566 domain-containing protein, whose translation is MPPVGQTGAQQSYGGQTPPPPPSAPPTAGGGFSSPTTYAKGQPTPPRGTRTGGGTPGQGGQGGQSRRPGGGPGPAGGSGGGGRTRKARLRVVKADPWSVMKVSFLLSLAIGVIIIVASAVLWMTLDGLGVFDSLSSTFKDVTGSDSAGAFNLMDYIGFGKVMLFTTLIAVVDVVLMTALATLAAFIYNSAAGFTGGIELTLAEED